The stretch of DNA CGTGGACGCGCCCGGAACCAACGTCTGCCAGAAGGCGGGCCTGAACCGGGCGATCCTCGAACAAGGCTGGCACGGCTTTGCAACCGTGTTGGCCTACAAGCTCGAAGAACGGGGCGGATACCTGTGCAAGGTCGATCCCCGCCACACCTCGCAGACCTGTTCGGCCTGCGCAGCCGTGGACAGGGAAAGCCGCGAAAGCCAAGCGTCTTTCCGCTGTTGCCAATGCGGCTTGCGCGCCCATGCCGACCACAATGCTGCAATCAACATCCTGCGTCGGAACACGGCGTCTATGATCGTGGAGGAAGGGCAGCGGCTCTCCGTTGAAGCGATAACCATCGGCGGAGCTTCGCGCCCCCTCGGAAATCCCCCGCTTTTCAAGCGGGGGAAGATGTTAAATGCCTGCGGCCCGCAATAGCGCGACGCAGAAGACGCCGAGCGCCACGGAAACGAGCATCGGCAGACGGAGTGCGGCAATGGCGGTGAGCGCGCAGGCGATCGTTTCCGCAATGCCGGTGGCAAAGGCGGTCGGCGCGACGACCGCCATCAGAACGGCAGGCGGAATGGATTCGATCGCCTTTCGGCGGCTTCCCTCCAAGGACAGATGCCACACGAGCACAAGACCGCTCAGGCGCGTGAGCACCGTCACGGCTGCCATGGCGATGATCGCGACAAGGGTGGAGAAATCGACTGTCATTGCGTTACCTCCACGCGCCGACTGCCGCTGGCAACTGCCGCAAGCAGACCGGCGCCGGCGCCGGCTGCGATGTACCAGACGCCTGGTACGAAATGTTGGGTCGCTACCGCGGCCGCACCGCTTGCGATAAGCACAGCGCCGGTTTCCGGTCCCTTCCAGAAGCCCATGACGAGCACGATGAAGACGGCCGGAAAGGCGAAATCCAGTCCAAGCGCCACGGGATCACCGAGGAAAGCGCCGAGCGTCGCGCCCGCAAGGCTCGAAAGCACCCAGGCGAGATAGAAGGGCGCGGCAAGCCCAGCGAACCAGGCGGGCGTGAGCCGCGCAAGACCGGCGCGGAATTCCGCCATCGCCCAGATCTCGTCTGCAAGAAACAGGCATGCGAAATAGCGCCTGCGTCCGCCAAAAGCCTGCATCTTGGTGCCGAGCGAAGCACTCATCAGCACATGGCGGATATTGACGAGCAGGGCCGCAAAACCGACGCTCGTCCACGAGGCCGGATGCGTCCAGATATCCATTGCCACGAACTGCGAACCGCCGGCAAAGACCAACGCGCTCATCAGTGCCGTCTCGACCGGGGAAAGCCCTTTCGTGACCGCGACCGCGCCGAAGACGAGGCCGATCGGTATGACGGCAGCGATGAGCGGCGAAATGGCTCTCATGCCGCCCAGGAACTCCGCCCATTTTCCATTCTCATTCACGACAGGATCTCCGATTTGATGCGGAGGTTTTAGAATGGAGATGAATGGTAGTCTTGAACGAAAGTGACTACCGCGCGCGGTATTGGCCGGGCGTCACGCCGGTGCGCGCCTTGAAATGCCGGCTGAAATGCGCCTGGTCGGCGAAACCGCATTCGAGCGCAATCTCCGCCGGCTGTCCGCCAGCCTGCAGCTTGCGCCGGGCAACGCGAATGCGGATATCAGTGAGGAAGGCGTGCGGCGTGATGTGGAACTCCTTGCGGAAGGCGCGTATCAGATGCGCACGGCTGAGGCCCGCCACGGCGGCGAGTTCTTCAAGTCCGACATCAAAGGCGTAGTTTTCCATCAGGTAGTCACGGGCGCGCTGCACGGCCGACCGCTCCTGCGTGTCGATCGGCACGATAATTGAACTGCCGTGATGCCGAAACATGGCCTCGAGCACAAGGAACATGCCCTGACTGGTCTCCAGCGCACCGGCCCCCAATTCCAGCGCGCGGTGCGCATCATAAAAAGCCTCGGCAAGCCGGGGATCGTGAAGGATCTGCTTGCCGAAGGCCGGCATGCCGCTGAAGGTGCGGCCGGTGACATCTTCCAGGATTTCGCGGAAGAGTGACGTGTCCGGGTAGATCATCCGGTAGCGATAGCCGCCCTCGACAGGCACGCCGTCATGGATTTCGCCCGGATTGATCAGATAGAGATCGCCCGGCCCCGAGCTTTCGCGCGCCCCCCGGATCGTCGCGATCTGGCTGCCGCTTTCGATAGCGCCAATGCTGAAGGTCTCGTGGGCATGCGGCGCGAACTCATGCGTCAGGAACGTCGCGCTCAGGCACTCCATGCCGCCGAAACGGCTGTCACGCCAGAATCGCGTCGTCTCCGCTCCAGACAGCGGCATGGCTTCGGTTGCCTGTTCCTGGGAGATGTTGTCC from Rhizobium sp. 007 encodes:
- a CDS encoding AzlC family ABC transporter permease, which translates into the protein MRAISPLIAAVIPIGLVFGAVAVTKGLSPVETALMSALVFAGGSQFVAMDIWTHPASWTSVGFAALLVNIRHVLMSASLGTKMQAFGGRRRYFACLFLADEIWAMAEFRAGLARLTPAWFAGLAAPFYLAWVLSSLAGATLGAFLGDPVALGLDFAFPAVFIVLVMGFWKGPETGAVLIASGAAAVATQHFVPGVWYIAAGAGAGLLAAVASGSRRVEVTQ
- a CDS encoding AraC family transcriptional regulator; this translates as MDNISQEQATEAMPLSGAETTRFWRDSRFGGMECLSATFLTHEFAPHAHETFSIGAIESGSQIATIRGARESSGPGDLYLINPGEIHDGVPVEGGYRYRMIYPDTSLFREILEDVTGRTFSGMPAFGKQILHDPRLAEAFYDAHRALELGAGALETSQGMFLVLEAMFRHHGSSIIVPIDTQERSAVQRARDYLMENYAFDVGLEELAAVAGLSRAHLIRAFRKEFHITPHAFLTDIRIRVARRKLQAGGQPAEIALECGFADQAHFSRHFKARTGVTPGQYRAR
- a CDS encoding AzlD domain-containing protein, producing the protein MTVDFSTLVAIIAMAAVTVLTRLSGLVLVWHLSLEGSRRKAIESIPPAVLMAVVAPTAFATGIAETIACALTAIAALRLPMLVSVALGVFCVALLRAAGI